A stretch of Sebastes fasciatus isolate fSebFas1 chromosome 19, fSebFas1.pri, whole genome shotgun sequence DNA encodes these proteins:
- the psmb7 gene encoding proteasome subunit beta type-7, translating into MATLVARQAPLGGFSFENCKRNALLEGEANKVGCSLPAARKTGTTICGVVFKDGVILGADTRATEGMIVADKNCSKIHYISPNIYCCGAGTAADTEMTTNIISSNLELHSLSTGRLPRVATANRMLKQMLFRYQGYIGAALVLGGVDCNGPHLYSIYPHGSTDKLPYVTMGSGSLAAMAVFEDRYKPDMEEEDAKRLVRDGIAAGIFNDLGSGSNIDLCVITKGKLDYIRPHDEANKKGVRTGDYKYKRGTTGVLTKLVTPLNLQVVEESVQTMDTS; encoded by the exons ATGGCGACATTGGTAGCAAGACAGGCGCCGCTCGGAGGTTTCAGTTTCGAAAACTGCAAGAG aAATGCCCTTTTGGAAGGTGAAGCCAACAAAGTGGGATGCAGCTTGCCTGCTGCTCGGAAAACAGGAACTACCATCTGTGGTGTTGTCTTCAAG GATGGCGTCATCCTCGGAGCTGACACCAGAGCCACTGAGGGCATGATAGTGGCAGACAAGAACTGCTCCAAGATCCACTACATCTCCCCCAACATTTA TTGTTGTGGAGCAGGAACAGCTGCAGACACAGAGATGACCACTAATATCATCTCCTCCAACCTGGAGCTGCACTCCCTCTCCACAGGCAGGCTGCCACGCGTGGCCACCGCCAACCGCATGCTCAAACAAATGCTCTTCAG gTATCAGGGCTACATCGGAGCAGCTCTGGTGCTGGGCGGAGTGGACTGTAACGGTCCTCACCTGTACAGCATCTACCCTCACGGCTCCACTGACAAGCTGCCTTACGTCACCATGG GCTCCGGGTCCCTGGCCGCCATGGCAGTGTTTGAGGACCGCTACAAGCCTGACATGGAG GAGGAGGACGCCAAGCGGCTGGTGCGAGACGGCATCGCTGCAGGTATCTTTAATGACCTGGGCTCTGGCAGCAACATTGACCTGTGTGTCATCACCAAGGGCAAGCTGGACTACATCCGGCCCCATGATGAGGCCAACAAGAAGGGGGTCAG AACTGGTGACTACAAGTACAAGCGAGGAACCACCGGTGTGCTGACGAAGCTGGTGACCCCGCTGAACCTGCAGGTTGTGGAGGAAAGTGTACAGACTATGGATACCTCCTAA
- the LOC141757162 gene encoding nuclear receptor subfamily 5 group A member 2-like yields the protein MEYSSDVFLEELCPVCGDKVSGYHYGLLTCESCKGFFKRTVQNNKKYTCAENQECTIDISQRKRCPFCRFHKCLRVGMRLEAVRADRMRGGRNKFGPMYKRDRALKQQRKALIQAGGFRLDDGPPLGSSTHQRDMTFTGGLHPVPILHSTSLPTAQSDRISYQPPTLCSLLPSPGATQYQSFSNWTIKSEHANNCASPPGSADELYLGPFSPQGPRMPPLVMEFLRCDPDELQLQNKITARLLQEHAAWEKHGNPRTFSLMCLMADQTLFSIVEWARASIFFKQLKVNDQMKLLHSCWSELLLLDIISRQVLYGKEGSLLLVTGQEMELSDIASHAGLSLASLVQRGQELVEKLHILKVDRQEFACIKFLILFNPDVKQLEERQFIESVQEQVEGALLEYTLCTSSHLLGRFAHLLLCLSELRSLSTLAEDYLYCKHLSGEVPCKNLLIEMLHAKRSWA from the exons ATGGAGTACAGCTCTGATGTGTTTTTGGAGGAGCTGTGTCCAGTGTGTGGAGATAAAGTCTCTGGGTACCACTACGGTCTGCTCACCTGTGAGAGCTGCAAG GGTTTTTTCAAAAGAACAGTTCagaacaacaagaagtacacttGTGCAGAGAACCAGGAGTGTACAATAGATATAAGCCAGAGGAAACGGTGTCCATTCTGCAGATTTCACAAATGTCTTCGAGTTGGCATGCGATTGGAAG CTGTTCGTGCAGATCGGATGCGAGGCGGCAGGAACAAGTTTGGCCCCATGTACAAGCGTGATCGTGCCCTCAAGCAGCAGAGAAAAGCTTTGATTCAAGCCGGTGGATTCAGATTAGACGACGGTCCACCTCTGGGCTCCTCAACCCACCAGAGAGACATGACCTTTACTGGTGGCCTCCACCCAGTTCCCATCCTTCACAGCACCTCTCTACCCACAGCACAGAGCGATCGTATCAGCTACCAGCCTCCCACACTGTGTTCACTCCTGCCATCACCTGGTGCCACCCAGTACCAGTCCTTCTCAAACTGGACCATCAAGTCAGAGCACGCCAACAACTGCGCAAGTCCACCGGGCTCTGCTGACGAGCTATACTTAGGACCTTTCTCTCCACAAGGTCCCAGGATGCCTCCGCTGGTGATGGAGTTCTTGCGCTGCGATCCAGATGAGCTCCAGCTGCAGAATAAGATCACCGCTCGTCTCCTGCAGGAGCACGCGGCCTGGGAGAAGCACGGCAACCCCAGAACCTTCAGCCTGATGTGTCTCATGGCCGACCAGACGCTGTTCTCCATCGTAGAGTGGGCTCGCGCATCCATCTTCTTCAAACAACTTAAG GTGAATGACCAGATGAAGTTGCTGCACAGCTGCTGGAGTGAACTGTTGCTCCTGGACATCATCTCCAGACAGGTCCTGTATGGCAAAGAGGGCAGCCTGCTCCTGGTCACCGGGCAGGAG ATGGAGCTGTCCGACATAGCCTCTCATGCTGGTCTTTCCTTGGCCAGCCTGGTCCAGAGAGGACAGGAGCTGGTTGAGAAGCTCCACATCCTCAAGGTGGATCGCCAAGAGTTTGCCTGCATCAAGTTCCTCATCCTCTTTAACCCAG ATGTGAAACAGCTGGAGGAGCGTCAGTTCATAGAGAGCGTGCAGGAGCAGGTGGAGGGAGCCCTGCTGGAGTACACGCTGTGCACCTCTTCTCACCTTCTCGGACGCTTTGCTCATCTGCTGCTTTGTTTGTCCGAGTTGCGCTCTCTCAGCACCCTCGCTGAAGACTACCTGTACTGCAAACACCTGAGTGGTGAGGTGCCCTGCAAAAACCTGCTCATTGAGATGCTCCATGCCAAGCGCAGCTGGGCATGA